The proteins below are encoded in one region of Marinobacter sp. F4206:
- a CDS encoding ABC transporter ATP-binding protein, whose amino-acid sequence MLRTEHLSLAYGDKPVVDNVSLAIPEGGITCLLGPNGSGKSTLLKSFAGLLPPRSGQVFLDNRPVAQWDRRRLALRLAMLPQKPIVPDGIRVRDLIALGRFPHRKWWQRNLTTDDNTTIDAMAMTGVSELAERPVEALSGGQQQRVWIAMALAQETDILLLDEPTTFLDWGYQLEVLELLSTLNRQHGLTVVMSLHDLNQAAQFADRVAVLADGQLDTIGSPAEVITESLVNRVFRVHTSITAGREGRPFCTGFAESAQSRPRQCHHCTTTS is encoded by the coding sequence ATGTTACGAACCGAGCATCTTTCACTGGCATATGGCGACAAACCGGTCGTCGACAACGTCTCGCTGGCCATTCCCGAGGGTGGAATCACCTGCCTGCTGGGCCCAAATGGGTCCGGTAAGAGCACCCTGCTAAAAAGTTTTGCCGGCCTGCTGCCACCCCGGTCGGGCCAGGTGTTCCTGGACAACCGGCCGGTTGCCCAATGGGACCGGCGCCGACTGGCGCTCAGGCTCGCCATGCTGCCCCAGAAACCGATTGTGCCCGATGGTATCCGGGTTCGGGACTTGATTGCACTGGGTCGCTTTCCCCACCGGAAATGGTGGCAAAGGAACCTCACTACCGACGACAACACCACCATCGACGCCATGGCAATGACCGGGGTATCAGAACTTGCGGAACGACCGGTGGAAGCGCTCTCCGGAGGGCAGCAACAACGGGTCTGGATCGCCATGGCACTGGCCCAGGAGACGGATATTCTGCTGCTGGACGAGCCGACCACGTTTCTGGATTGGGGCTACCAGTTGGAAGTATTGGAGCTCTTGTCCACGTTGAACCGGCAACACGGACTGACCGTGGTCATGTCACTCCATGACCTCAACCAGGCGGCGCAGTTTGCGGACCGGGTTGCGGTGCTGGCTGACGGTCAGCTCGATACGATTGGCAGCCCTGCGGAAGTGATTACTGAGTCTCTCGTTAACAGGGTATTTCGGGTGCATACAAGCATCACTGCGGGGAGGGAAGGTCGTCCGTTTTGCACCGGATTCGCAGAATCGGCACAAAGCCGACCCAGGCAATGTCATCACTGTACTACTACCTCTTAA
- a CDS encoding ABC transporter substrate-binding protein, translated as MASLRKRIATSLLVVLLSPVSGWADNHTIRLTDDRGETLRLSAPATRPAAISTFGADIALALDVVPVAVTDYGLQGVPEYLASQLSGVRGLGPRHQPNLEVLSSVQPDLVFAIRRYTEKDGDQIEAIAPLLALDLITLQDSLRAVDLAGQALGKPGKAAELNARFLERVPSLAERNKHNSTKTVALLTSGSETPFIYYNHFLPTALLERLGFDNVGGEPPNPDSGIPLGYRVSLEALLELNPDIIFLLPTSRQRAFTMNPIWPYLKAVRTDQVYEVSQYWKEGAGPIARARILDDIQRLLLTSEPE; from the coding sequence ATGGCCTCACTACGGAAACGGATTGCAACGAGCCTGCTGGTTGTCCTGCTTTCGCCTGTATCAGGCTGGGCGGACAACCACACCATCCGGCTGACGGATGACCGTGGGGAAACCCTGCGGTTGTCCGCACCGGCCACCCGGCCCGCCGCAATTTCGACCTTCGGAGCCGATATTGCGCTGGCGCTGGATGTGGTGCCGGTTGCGGTTACCGACTATGGACTGCAGGGGGTGCCTGAGTACCTAGCGTCGCAGTTAAGCGGTGTTCGGGGCCTCGGGCCGAGACACCAGCCCAACCTGGAGGTTTTGTCGTCGGTCCAGCCGGACCTTGTCTTCGCCATTCGCCGATATACCGAGAAAGATGGTGACCAGATCGAAGCCATTGCCCCGCTCCTGGCCCTGGACCTGATCACCCTTCAGGACAGCCTGAGGGCAGTGGATTTGGCGGGGCAGGCGCTGGGCAAACCCGGAAAAGCCGCAGAACTCAACGCTCGTTTTCTGGAACGTGTCCCATCACTTGCCGAGCGCAACAAGCACAACTCAACGAAGACGGTGGCGCTGCTGACCAGCGGCAGTGAAACCCCCTTCATCTATTACAATCACTTCCTGCCGACGGCGCTGCTGGAACGCCTGGGCTTCGACAATGTCGGTGGTGAGCCGCCGAATCCCGACAGTGGCATTCCGCTGGGCTATCGGGTCAGTCTTGAAGCCCTGCTGGAGCTCAACCCTGACATCATTTTCCTGTTGCCGACGAGTCGTCAGCGCGCGTTTACGATGAATCCGATATGGCCCTATCTCAAGGCGGTTCGCACCGACCAAGTCTACGAGGTGTCGCAGTATTGGAAAGAGGGCGCAGGCCCGATTGCGCGGGCGCGAATCCTGGACGACATTCAGCGTCTGTTGCTGACGTCGGAACCGGAATAA
- a CDS encoding acyltransferase family protein, whose amino-acid sequence MHHHNDSALKLRLDLQGLRAIAVSVVFLAHAGVVGFSGGYIGVDLFFILSGFLITGVLYKEYEASGRLNVLAFYSRRIKRLLPAMVLMIGLTLLASFVLLPSFQAKAQVGSAPFASLWLSNFYFSFNELDYFNELGQNDLFLHTWSLGVEEQFYLIWPFLFLLPTFFLRGRRPAEVNLQRHIVLGLALVFISSLALCLYWTKNSPLLAFYQMPSRAWQFALGALLFFGVYRPEFRRNQAPNKLAGLLLLAIGTVAVALSVHLYNDRMPYPGWAALLPSFGAALIILAGSLIPEKRNPLACGPLVWLGNRSYSLYLWHWPVLLLFEAIYGSLTVELIGAVTLISLVLTEITYRLVERPFWKGRLSYFAPKKIVQCGALVMLVALLGSFHAARQPLVDDGFSDQWRADYPIIYSMPCDSWFVHNKVQPCEFGAEDAEKTVMLLGDSVGAQWFSLIGLPYLQRDWRYIVLTKSSCPMVDHPYFYDRIKQVYTVCEEWREKILERLPEWEPDVVVVGSASTYGFSDQEWISGSQRVWKEIRSTGAQVVVLPGTPTLGIDAPSCIKREVKSRTTDIAGACSRDQSDDEAYRVSELLEVAASDMPNVDVLELNSVVCPSAICSAMTEEGIVVYRDSQHLTDSFVISITPKILPQLPEISVEDPS is encoded by the coding sequence ATGCATCACCATAACGATTCAGCACTGAAACTACGGTTGGATTTACAAGGACTCCGAGCGATTGCCGTCTCAGTCGTTTTCCTTGCCCATGCTGGCGTAGTTGGTTTTTCTGGTGGCTACATTGGAGTCGATCTTTTTTTCATACTCTCTGGTTTCCTGATTACAGGCGTTTTGTACAAAGAGTACGAGGCAAGCGGACGATTGAATGTCCTGGCGTTCTATAGCCGACGTATCAAGCGGCTTTTACCAGCAATGGTATTGATGATTGGCCTCACCTTGCTCGCCAGTTTCGTGCTCTTGCCGAGCTTCCAGGCCAAAGCTCAAGTAGGTTCAGCTCCATTTGCCTCCTTATGGCTCTCAAATTTTTACTTCAGCTTCAACGAGCTTGATTATTTCAATGAATTAGGCCAGAACGACCTTTTTCTGCACACATGGTCGCTGGGGGTCGAAGAGCAGTTTTATCTGATCTGGCCATTCTTGTTCCTTTTGCCGACGTTCTTTCTGCGAGGAAGACGGCCGGCAGAGGTCAATCTCCAGAGGCATATCGTCCTCGGGCTTGCACTGGTTTTCATCTCAAGCCTTGCACTTTGTCTTTATTGGACGAAAAATAGCCCGCTTCTTGCCTTCTACCAGATGCCCTCCCGGGCTTGGCAATTTGCTTTAGGAGCCCTGTTGTTCTTTGGGGTATATCGTCCGGAGTTTCGACGAAACCAAGCACCGAATAAGCTCGCAGGCTTGCTCCTATTGGCCATTGGCACAGTGGCAGTCGCGCTGTCTGTACACCTTTATAACGATCGAATGCCTTACCCTGGTTGGGCTGCTTTACTACCTTCTTTTGGGGCGGCGCTAATAATTTTGGCGGGCTCCCTGATTCCGGAAAAGAGAAACCCGCTTGCCTGTGGACCGTTGGTTTGGCTGGGAAATCGATCATACAGCCTTTACCTGTGGCATTGGCCTGTCCTGCTCCTCTTTGAGGCCATCTACGGCAGCCTGACCGTTGAGTTGATTGGTGCCGTCACCCTGATAAGTCTGGTTCTGACAGAGATCACCTATCGATTGGTTGAGAGGCCTTTCTGGAAGGGGAGGCTAAGCTATTTCGCTCCTAAGAAAATAGTTCAGTGCGGAGCTCTGGTGATGCTCGTGGCTCTTCTGGGGAGCTTTCATGCGGCAAGACAGCCTTTAGTCGATGATGGCTTCAGCGACCAGTGGCGCGCAGACTACCCCATAATATATTCGATGCCATGCGATTCATGGTTTGTTCATAACAAAGTTCAGCCTTGTGAGTTCGGAGCGGAAGACGCCGAAAAAACCGTAATGTTGCTGGGTGACAGCGTCGGTGCGCAATGGTTTTCACTTATTGGGTTGCCTTACCTGCAGCGAGATTGGCGATACATAGTTCTTACCAAGTCATCGTGTCCAATGGTTGATCACCCCTATTTCTATGATCGGATAAAGCAAGTCTATACAGTTTGCGAGGAGTGGAGAGAGAAGATCTTAGAGCGCTTACCGGAATGGGAGCCAGATGTAGTTGTGGTCGGCAGCGCTTCCACCTACGGCTTCAGTGACCAGGAATGGATATCTGGAAGTCAGCGCGTTTGGAAGGAAATTCGAAGTACGGGCGCTCAGGTCGTCGTTTTGCCTGGAACTCCGACTTTGGGTATCGATGCACCGAGCTGTATTAAGCGAGAAGTTAAGAGCAGAACAACGGATATAGCAGGCGCCTGTAGTAGGGATCAGTCTGATGACGAGGCATATCGAGTATCCGAACTCTTGGAGGTCGCAGCCTCGGACATGCCAAACGTTGATGTGCTCGAACTCAACTCCGTGGTCTGTCCGTCAGCTATCTGCTCCGCGATGACTGAAGAGGGCATTGTGGTTTACAGAGACAGCCAACACCTTACCGATAGCTTTGTCATTAGTATCACTCCCAAGATACTGCCTCAGCTTCCAGAGATCTCGGTTGAAGACCCATCTTGA
- a CDS encoding YceK/YidQ family lipoprotein, translating into MKHRLIISGILILTLTGCGTVNTVVWGDAVTVRNLKQSETKCDSIPRVYSGVAYDFCKLSGEPAPVHTWRASSGTPGSIIDMLFSGILDTVALPYTIYRQSRDGNISIR; encoded by the coding sequence ATGAAACACCGATTGATCATCAGCGGGATACTGATTTTGACGTTGACGGGATGCGGAACGGTCAACACGGTAGTGTGGGGAGATGCCGTCACAGTCCGAAATCTCAAGCAATCCGAGACGAAGTGCGACTCGATTCCCCGAGTGTACAGTGGAGTTGCCTATGATTTTTGTAAGCTGAGTGGTGAGCCAGCTCCAGTTCACACCTGGCGCGCAAGCAGCGGCACTCCAGGTTCTATTATCGATATGTTGTTCTCAGGCATCTTAGACACGGTAGCCTTGCCCTACACGATTTATCGACAGAGTCGAGATGGCAACATCTCGATCAGGTAG
- a CDS encoding iron ABC transporter permease — MTNDATLRPAALYGAMVAFLALLFVVGLMMGSRWISPSQLLVALDGSSDLLTRITVLELRLPRNLLGLLGGAALGVAGAVMQGVTRNSLASPGLTGVIASAALAVVSLRTLSSPAAMWLPLMALGGGLLGGALTFAIAGRRQLQPERVVLAGIAVTSLATALTTGLLLVSGAEAAELYYWLAGSLMGRGWLQLQMVLPWLLLPLFALLVMQRPFRLLQLDDDLAQTMGLAVGRWRLVFLLLALLLAAALVAFTGPIVFIGLVAPHIARRIIGNQLQHWLPLSALLGGLLLLAADILARQLAFPQELPVGMLTALIGAPWLIYLLNSRISPRSA; from the coding sequence ATGACTAACGATGCCACTCTGCGCCCGGCGGCCCTTTACGGCGCAATGGTCGCCTTCCTGGCGTTGCTGTTCGTCGTGGGCCTCATGATGGGCTCGCGCTGGATTTCGCCGAGCCAGTTACTGGTCGCCCTGGATGGCAGCAGCGATTTGCTGACACGCATCACCGTGCTGGAACTGCGCCTTCCGCGCAATTTACTTGGCCTTCTCGGTGGGGCAGCCCTGGGCGTTGCCGGTGCCGTTATGCAGGGTGTCACCCGGAATTCCCTGGCGTCCCCCGGTCTGACCGGCGTGATCGCATCCGCCGCCCTGGCGGTGGTGTCGCTTCGAACCCTGAGCTCACCAGCCGCCATGTGGCTGCCCTTGATGGCCCTTGGCGGAGGGCTGCTGGGTGGCGCGCTGACATTTGCCATTGCTGGTCGCCGGCAGTTACAACCCGAGCGCGTGGTGCTCGCCGGCATAGCGGTCACTTCGCTGGCCACCGCACTGACCACGGGGCTTCTGCTGGTATCCGGGGCGGAGGCGGCCGAGCTTTACTACTGGCTGGCCGGCAGCCTGATGGGCCGGGGCTGGTTGCAGCTACAGATGGTGCTTCCCTGGCTGCTGCTGCCCCTTTTCGCCCTGCTGGTTATGCAGCGCCCGTTCCGGTTGCTGCAACTGGACGATGATCTGGCCCAGACCATGGGGCTGGCCGTCGGCCGGTGGCGCCTGGTTTTTCTGCTGCTGGCGCTGTTGCTGGCAGCGGCGCTGGTCGCCTTCACCGGCCCGATCGTCTTTATCGGCCTGGTGGCACCGCACATTGCCAGGCGGATTATCGGCAACCAGCTCCAGCACTGGCTGCCCCTGAGCGCTCTTCTCGGCGGGCTGTTATTGCTGGCCGCCGACATCCTGGCCCGACAACTGGCCTTTCCCCAGGAGTTACCCGTTGGCATGCTGACCGCCCTGATCGGGGCCCCCTGGCTGATTTACCTGCTCAATTCTCGAATCTCACCTCGGAGCGCATAA
- a CDS encoding putative sugar O-methyltransferase, whose protein sequence is MGFNHHRNLSLMLEDMERVPPQFAPTNFWQSGLRDIVEDIQTFGFEKFREHKSAVKFYAPMFRPGNGELRIQPLLNLLISLLRNLKGEQKAKLADSLEGRDSAMNEYSLYRVATDSCALQSIPIGEVSESVIAGGEYYSFDGKFYSRSMLNYLRALTYLNSLTKGDPIDSIMEIGGGYGTLGEIFLSSSNDNFYVNIDIPPLAAVSASYLCRVFGEDQVLIYEESRDLEVIDLDSLRKKYRAVVLCPWQLPRITGSVDLFANFISFQEMEPDVVENYSKLVQPLIKKYLLLRNSASGKSIAKTTNDLGVLEPVTTDFIIELFNDFQVLGRESRLYGYENRAGTFRSEVSVSKRKS, encoded by the coding sequence ATGGGATTCAACCACCATCGTAATTTGTCGTTGATGCTGGAGGATATGGAGCGGGTTCCGCCGCAGTTCGCACCCACCAATTTTTGGCAAAGTGGCCTGAGAGATATAGTCGAAGATATACAAACGTTCGGATTTGAAAAGTTTAGAGAACATAAGTCCGCGGTCAAGTTCTATGCTCCGATGTTTCGGCCCGGGAATGGTGAATTACGTATTCAGCCACTCTTGAACCTTTTGATAAGTCTTCTAAGAAATCTAAAAGGGGAACAAAAGGCAAAGCTTGCTGACTCTTTGGAGGGTCGTGATTCGGCTATGAATGAGTACTCGCTTTATAGGGTGGCGACCGATAGCTGTGCACTTCAATCTATACCAATAGGCGAAGTGAGTGAGAGTGTAATAGCGGGAGGTGAGTATTATTCATTTGATGGCAAGTTTTATAGCAGATCCATGCTTAACTATCTTAGGGCACTCACGTACCTAAACTCTCTGACGAAGGGTGATCCCATTGACTCAATTATGGAAATCGGCGGGGGCTATGGCACTCTCGGCGAAATATTTTTGAGCTCCAGTAATGACAATTTTTATGTAAACATAGATATCCCGCCCTTGGCCGCAGTATCTGCTAGTTATTTATGCCGAGTTTTTGGTGAAGATCAGGTGCTGATATACGAAGAAAGCAGAGATTTAGAAGTAATAGATTTAGACAGCCTTAGGAAAAAGTATAGGGCTGTTGTCCTATGTCCCTGGCAGTTGCCCAGAATTACAGGAAGCGTCGACCTCTTTGCTAATTTTATTTCTTTCCAAGAGATGGAGCCGGACGTTGTTGAAAATTATTCAAAGTTGGTTCAGCCCTTAATAAAGAAATACCTACTGCTTCGTAACAGTGCCAGTGGTAAGTCAATTGCGAAAACTACAAATGATCTAGGAGTGTTGGAACCAGTTACGACAGACTTCATTATTGAGCTATTCAATGATTTCCAAGTCTTGGGTCGTGAATCCAGACTCTACGGGTATGAGAATCGAGCCGGCACTTTTCGCTCTGAGGTATCGGTATCGAAAAGAAAAAGCTAG
- a CDS encoding iron ABC transporter permease has product MTLPATTPTRASNPGSRPSGSSPVARLFLAGGLGVAIVLVAGVQLGAIDLSWAQVWAGLTGDGSEHVQRVIFELRLPRTLTGVLIGIHFALSGWLLQLLSRNPLAEAGILGISAGASLVAVVAFIIGDWLVSSANPYDNTSFALQYLPLFAMAGGLVTALAVYFLGMRHGHLSPVKMTLTGAVIAGMLHALTTGALAFWGHAHTELVAQWLAGSLYGVEWDHLHTLLPWTFIGLAGVALLVRPLKVMQLDDEHVRTLGLVLNRWRAFALLIATLLAASAVGVVGPVGFIGLLIPHISRRLAGANLPAQLVLCVLLGAVLAVLADLLGRTLFSPYEVPVGVVSAVLGVPFFLYLLSRQP; this is encoded by the coding sequence GTGACTCTTCCGGCGACGACACCAACCCGGGCAAGCAACCCCGGCAGCCGGCCTTCAGGCTCCAGTCCTGTCGCTCGACTGTTTCTGGCCGGCGGGCTCGGTGTGGCCATTGTCCTGGTTGCGGGCGTCCAGTTGGGAGCAATCGACCTGAGCTGGGCCCAGGTTTGGGCCGGGCTGACCGGCGACGGTTCGGAACACGTTCAGCGGGTGATCTTCGAATTACGTTTGCCCCGCACCCTGACCGGTGTCCTGATTGGCATTCACTTTGCCCTGTCGGGCTGGCTGTTACAGCTGCTGAGCCGGAACCCCCTGGCAGAAGCCGGCATTCTCGGCATCTCCGCCGGTGCCAGCCTGGTGGCGGTCGTCGCCTTTATTATCGGTGACTGGCTGGTGTCCAGTGCCAACCCCTATGACAATACGTCGTTTGCCTTGCAGTATCTGCCGCTGTTTGCCATGGCGGGCGGGCTGGTAACCGCACTGGCGGTGTACTTCCTTGGCATGCGCCATGGCCACCTGTCGCCCGTCAAAATGACCCTGACCGGTGCGGTGATTGCCGGTATGTTGCACGCTCTAACCACCGGCGCGCTGGCCTTCTGGGGCCACGCCCATACCGAACTGGTCGCCCAGTGGCTGGCCGGCTCGTTGTACGGGGTCGAATGGGACCATCTGCATACACTGTTACCCTGGACGTTCATCGGGCTGGCCGGTGTCGCGCTGCTCGTGCGGCCTCTGAAAGTCATGCAGCTGGACGATGAGCACGTTCGCACTCTGGGGCTGGTCCTGAACCGCTGGCGTGCCTTCGCCCTGCTGATTGCGACGCTACTGGCGGCCAGTGCCGTCGGGGTGGTGGGGCCCGTGGGCTTTATCGGCCTGTTGATTCCCCACATCAGTCGTAGGCTGGCCGGGGCCAATCTTCCGGCCCAGCTGGTGTTGTGTGTGCTGTTGGGGGCGGTGCTGGCCGTGCTGGCAGATTTACTCGGCCGAACGCTGTTTTCTCCGTACGAAGTGCCCGTAGGCGTGGTTTCCGCTGTCCTCGGCGTCCCGTTTTTCCTGTATCTGTTATCGCGTCAACCCTGA
- the dnaG gene encoding DNA primase, translating to MSGLIPQRFVEDLLDRLDLAELIGSRITLKKAGANYKACCPFHDEKTPSFNVRPDKGFYHCFGCGAHGDAISFIREFEGLGFTEAVEELAKRAGLEVPYDQAAKQEIQQARTLTDALDFANRFYQSALNGQQGAYARDYLKQRGLDDAIVQQYQIGYAPAAGTALFDAASKDLKGPLVETGTVSDKYGRPRDLFRNRVMFPIRNSRGKTIAFGGRTLGDDKAKYINSPESDVFHKSREIYGLFEAKQALRQLDKLLVVEGYMDVIALAQHGIHYAVATLGTATNQDSLTALLRQVRHIVFCFDGDQAGFRAADRAMDNALELMADGMHLQFLMLPQGEDPDTLVRKEGPDAFQQRIDGATPLSRYLFDRQSEGLDLQLPEHRGELRARVEPLLNKMPKSTLRDAMWHEMLRLCGGRNQWQNRQKNQGGQWKGERRDRVTEERIDVKLSKDSILCLALLEAPDMASEVIELSRSSRQFGQARNFASWIQEQEIRDRKTLVRCLALDSQSRDRFFHLFDGIEHIPARESTLAAARELLSPNEETSRQQRLAALLRNFSNLTTEERKELRALSSGTQD from the coding sequence ATGAGTGGACTGATCCCTCAACGTTTCGTTGAAGACCTGCTTGATCGTCTGGATCTGGCGGAACTGATCGGTTCACGCATCACTCTCAAGAAGGCCGGCGCCAACTACAAGGCCTGCTGCCCGTTTCATGATGAGAAGACTCCGTCTTTCAATGTAAGACCGGACAAGGGCTTCTATCACTGCTTCGGTTGTGGCGCCCATGGCGACGCCATCAGTTTTATCCGTGAATTCGAGGGCCTCGGCTTCACGGAGGCAGTCGAGGAGCTAGCCAAACGCGCGGGCCTCGAGGTGCCCTACGACCAGGCGGCCAAGCAGGAAATCCAGCAGGCCCGGACACTGACGGACGCCCTCGATTTTGCCAATCGCTTCTATCAGTCAGCGCTGAACGGTCAGCAAGGCGCCTACGCGCGGGATTACCTGAAACAACGAGGACTGGATGACGCGATCGTCCAGCAGTACCAGATCGGCTACGCTCCGGCAGCCGGAACGGCACTGTTTGATGCAGCCAGCAAAGACCTGAAGGGGCCGCTGGTCGAGACCGGCACGGTTTCCGACAAATACGGGCGGCCACGGGATCTGTTCCGCAACCGGGTCATGTTCCCGATCCGTAACAGCCGCGGTAAAACCATCGCGTTTGGCGGACGGACCCTTGGGGACGACAAGGCCAAGTACATCAACTCCCCGGAATCTGACGTATTCCACAAGAGCCGGGAAATCTACGGCCTCTTTGAAGCCAAGCAGGCGCTGCGGCAACTGGACAAGTTGCTCGTTGTCGAAGGCTATATGGATGTCATTGCCCTGGCACAGCACGGCATTCACTACGCCGTTGCGACCCTGGGCACGGCAACGAACCAGGACAGCCTGACTGCCCTTCTCCGGCAGGTCCGGCATATTGTGTTCTGCTTCGACGGCGACCAGGCCGGCTTCAGGGCGGCGGATCGCGCCATGGACAACGCGCTTGAATTGATGGCGGACGGAATGCACCTGCAGTTCCTGATGCTGCCCCAGGGCGAAGACCCGGACACACTGGTTCGCAAGGAAGGCCCGGACGCCTTCCAGCAACGGATCGACGGGGCAACGCCATTGTCCCGGTATCTGTTTGACCGGCAGAGTGAAGGCCTGGACCTGCAATTGCCGGAACACCGGGGAGAACTGCGGGCGCGGGTTGAACCGCTGCTGAACAAGATGCCCAAGAGCACCCTGCGGGATGCCATGTGGCATGAAATGCTGCGCCTGTGCGGTGGTCGGAACCAGTGGCAGAACCGCCAGAAGAACCAGGGTGGCCAATGGAAGGGTGAACGCAGGGACCGGGTAACTGAAGAACGCATTGACGTAAAACTCAGCAAAGACAGCATCCTGTGCCTGGCGTTGCTGGAAGCGCCGGACATGGCCTCTGAAGTGATCGAACTGTCGAGAAGCTCACGCCAGTTTGGTCAGGCCCGGAACTTCGCCAGCTGGATTCAGGAGCAGGAAATCCGGGACCGTAAAACCCTGGTGCGCTGCCTGGCTCTCGACAGTCAGTCACGGGACCGCTTCTTCCATCTGTTCGACGGGATAGAGCACATTCCGGCCCGGGAGAGCACATTGGCGGCGGCACGGGAGTTGTTGAGCCCGAATGAGGAGACATCGCGCCAGCAGCGCCTTGCGGCGCTATTGCGCAATTTTTCGAACCTCACAACCGAGGAACGGAAAGAATTAAGAGCCCTGAGTAGTGGCACTCAGGACTAA
- the rpoD gene encoding RNA polymerase sigma factor RpoD has translation MSGNSQKSRLKDLIARGKEQGYLTYAEVNDHLPEDIADPDQVEDIIRMINDMGIQVTEETPDADTLLMTEGDSTADEAAAAEAAAALAAVETDAGRTTDPVRMYMREMGTVELLTREGEIVIAKRIEEGIRDVMAAVAHFPGTAGTVIQAYDRIIENEGRISDIVTGFLDPDDAEPFMGEETPAPSSSDNASSDDDDDEEEETESGPDPEETRLRFELLKEKLAAADKALTKHGRSDKKTQEALNELGQVFAPFKLANKAFDELVNVVRSTNDLVRENERAIMQICVRDCKMPRKDFIKSFPGNEVNLDWADKISKSKKPYAAPMVERIDEIIRLQKRIQNVQTEVDLDVADVKEINRRVSIGEAKARRAKKEMVEANLRLVISIAKKYTNRGLQFLDLIQEGNIGLMKAVDKFEYRRGYKFSTYATWWIRQAITRSIADQARTIRIPVHMIETINKLNRISRQMLQEMGREPTPEELGERMEMPEDKIRKVLKIAKEPISMETPIGDDEDSHLGDFIEDIQALSPVDSATAEGLRESTRLVLAGLTARESKVLRMRFGIEMNTDHTLEEVGKQFDVTRERIRQIEAKALRKLRHPSRSDHLRGFIDDQGNPQG, from the coding sequence ATGTCAGGCAATTCGCAGAAATCACGTTTGAAAGACCTCATTGCACGAGGCAAGGAACAAGGTTACCTGACTTACGCCGAGGTAAACGATCACCTCCCGGAAGACATCGCCGACCCGGATCAGGTCGAAGACATCATTCGCATGATCAACGATATGGGTATTCAGGTCACGGAAGAAACGCCGGACGCCGATACCCTGCTGATGACCGAGGGCGATTCCACCGCTGACGAAGCGGCTGCCGCCGAAGCTGCAGCTGCGCTTGCCGCCGTAGAAACCGACGCTGGTCGCACCACCGACCCGGTCCGCATGTACATGCGGGAAATGGGTACCGTGGAACTGCTGACCCGTGAAGGCGAGATCGTTATTGCCAAGCGTATTGAGGAAGGCATTCGCGACGTCATGGCTGCCGTTGCACACTTCCCCGGCACCGCCGGCACCGTTATCCAGGCCTACGACCGCATCATCGAGAACGAAGGCCGGATCAGTGACATCGTGACCGGCTTTCTCGACCCGGACGACGCCGAGCCGTTCATGGGTGAAGAAACGCCGGCGCCCAGCTCCAGCGATAATGCCTCGTCTGACGACGACGATGATGAAGAAGAAGAAACCGAAAGCGGTCCGGATCCGGAAGAGACCCGGCTGCGCTTCGAGCTGCTGAAAGAAAAACTGGCCGCCGCCGACAAGGCGCTGACCAAACACGGCCGCTCCGACAAGAAAACCCAGGAAGCCCTGAACGAACTGGGACAGGTGTTTGCCCCGTTCAAACTGGCCAACAAGGCATTCGACGAACTGGTCAACGTGGTCCGTTCCACCAACGACCTGGTGCGCGAGAACGAGCGGGCGATCATGCAGATCTGTGTTCGCGACTGCAAAATGCCGCGCAAGGACTTCATCAAGTCGTTCCCGGGCAACGAAGTGAACCTCGACTGGGCCGACAAGATCTCCAAGAGCAAGAAGCCCTACGCGGCGCCAATGGTCGAGCGCATTGACGAAATCATTCGTCTGCAGAAACGTATCCAGAACGTTCAGACCGAAGTGGATCTGGACGTGGCCGACGTCAAGGAAATTAATCGTCGTGTTTCCATCGGCGAAGCCAAGGCCCGTCGCGCCAAGAAAGAGATGGTTGAGGCCAACCTGCGTCTGGTTATTTCCATCGCCAAGAAATACACCAACCGCGGCCTGCAGTTCCTGGATCTGATTCAGGAAGGCAACATCGGTCTGATGAAGGCCGTCGACAAGTTCGAATACCGTCGTGGCTATAAGTTCTCGACCTACGCCACCTGGTGGATTCGTCAGGCCATTACCCGCTCTATCGCGGACCAAGCCCGCACCATCCGTATTCCGGTGCACATGATCGAAACCATCAACAAGCTCAACCGCATCTCCCGCCAGATGCTGCAGGAGATGGGCCGCGAACCGACCCCGGAAGAGCTGGGTGAGCGCATGGAGATGCCGGAAGACAAGATCCGCAAGGTCCTGAAGATCGCCAAGGAGCCGATCTCCATGGAAACACCGATTGGCGATGATGAAGACAGCCATCTGGGTGATTTCATCGAGGACATTCAGGCACTTTCGCCGGTGGATTCCGCCACCGCCGAAGGTCTGCGCGAGTCAACCCGCCTGGTTCTGGCCGGCCTGACCGCCCGCGAGTCCAAGGTCCTCCGCATGCGCTTTGGTATCGAGATGAACACCGACCATACCCTGGAAGAAGTCGGCAAGCAGTTCGACGTTACCCGGGAGCGCATCCGTCAGATCGAAGCCAAGGCACTGCGCAAACTGCGTCACCCTTCCCGCTCCGATCACCTGCGCGGCTTCATCGACGATCAGGGCAATCCCCAGGGATAA